The Cellulomonas sp. P24 genome contains a region encoding:
- a CDS encoding glycosyltransferase family 2 protein, with amino-acid sequence MDEREQAGPADLPRDVAARGSSAAAARASSHPNGAQTSVGVPSPRHAQDGGTGETSGPGEKPTRAGAFERLIGLVIFGLAAIASALLLAAASTVGPRVEHTPNEGVFLGVWRVLYATEAPTARVALSAVALAALLAVGVALVELRITNRSRRSVDAGADPLAPKLVMARTAGVFAGPVTVTILIPAHNEEASLAQTVESLVGQTHPPDRIIVVADNCTDSTVDVARRVGVEVVESVDNTHKKAGALNQVLRRLLPTLGDNDAVMIVDADTRLDDGFLEAAVGRFTADRALMAIGGLFYGEDGAGVLGQFQRNEYSRYSRDIRRRRGRVFVLTGTASMFRPAALRAVAESRGTTIPGIPGDVYDTAALTEDNELTIALKSLGALMISPSQCSVVTEVMPTWRALWNQRLRWQRGALENLGAYGLRPKTFRYWAQQLGIGYGVIALGGYIALILLTVLAVDSWVWFPFWMGLGVVFAIERVVTVWAGGWRARLLAVLLLPELVFATFLDVVYLKGVVDIFFGRRAGWTHVARPPVAQASDDDVAAVNHR; translated from the coding sequence ATGGACGAACGCGAACAGGCCGGACCGGCCGATCTCCCCCGTGATGTCGCGGCGCGCGGCAGCTCGGCCGCCGCAGCGCGCGCGTCGTCGCACCCGAACGGGGCGCAGACGAGCGTCGGCGTCCCGTCGCCTCGCCACGCCCAGGACGGCGGGACGGGCGAGACCTCAGGACCCGGTGAGAAGCCCACCCGTGCCGGGGCGTTCGAACGGCTGATCGGCCTGGTGATCTTCGGGCTCGCGGCCATCGCCAGCGCGCTCCTGCTGGCTGCGGCGAGCACGGTCGGCCCGCGGGTCGAGCACACCCCCAACGAAGGTGTCTTCCTCGGCGTCTGGCGGGTCCTGTACGCAACCGAAGCCCCCACGGCACGCGTCGCCCTCTCGGCCGTGGCCCTGGCGGCACTGCTCGCCGTCGGCGTCGCGCTGGTCGAGCTCCGGATCACCAACCGCTCCCGCCGCTCCGTCGACGCCGGCGCCGACCCGTTGGCGCCCAAGCTCGTCATGGCGAGGACCGCCGGTGTCTTCGCCGGCCCGGTGACCGTCACGATCCTCATCCCCGCGCACAACGAGGAGGCGTCGCTCGCCCAGACCGTCGAGTCCCTCGTCGGCCAGACCCACCCGCCCGACCGCATCATCGTGGTCGCCGACAACTGCACCGACTCGACCGTCGACGTCGCGCGCCGCGTCGGCGTCGAGGTCGTCGAGTCGGTGGACAACACGCACAAGAAGGCCGGCGCCCTCAACCAGGTCCTGCGCCGCCTGCTCCCCACCCTGGGCGACAACGACGCCGTGATGATCGTCGACGCCGACACCCGGCTCGACGACGGGTTCCTCGAGGCTGCCGTCGGGCGGTTCACCGCCGACCGCGCCCTGATGGCCATCGGCGGCCTGTTCTACGGCGAGGACGGCGCCGGGGTGCTCGGCCAGTTCCAGCGCAACGAGTACAGCCGGTACAGCCGCGACATCAGGCGCCGACGCGGTCGGGTGTTCGTGCTGACCGGAACCGCATCGATGTTCCGGCCGGCAGCGCTCCGAGCCGTCGCGGAGAGCCGCGGCACGACGATCCCCGGGATACCCGGCGACGTGTACGACACGGCCGCCCTGACCGAGGACAACGAGCTCACGATCGCCCTGAAGTCCCTCGGCGCCCTGATGATCTCGCCGAGCCAGTGCAGCGTCGTCACCGAGGTCATGCCCACCTGGCGGGCCCTGTGGAACCAGCGGCTCCGGTGGCAGCGCGGCGCCCTGGAGAACCTCGGCGCCTACGGGCTGCGGCCCAAGACGTTCCGCTACTGGGCCCAGCAGCTCGGCATCGGCTACGGGGTGATCGCCCTCGGCGGGTACATCGCCCTCATCCTCCTCACGGTCCTGGCCGTCGACTCCTGGGTGTGGTTCCCGTTCTGGATGGGCCTCGGGGTCGTGTTCGCGATCGAGCGGGTCGTCACCGTCTGGGCCGGCGGGTGGCGGGCGCGTCTGCTCGCCGTCCTGCTGCTCCCCGAGCTCGTCTTCGCGACGTTCCTCGACGTCGTCTACCTGAAGGGTGTCGTGGACATCTTCTTCGGCAGGCGGGCCGGGTGGACGCACGTCGCGCGTCCTCCGGTGGCGCAGGCGAGCGACGACGACGTTGCGGCGGTGAACCACCGATGA